A region of Micropterus dolomieu isolate WLL.071019.BEF.003 ecotype Adirondacks linkage group LG01, ASM2129224v1, whole genome shotgun sequence DNA encodes the following proteins:
- the LOC123987037 gene encoding B-cell receptor CD22-like, whose protein sequence is MERVETSSYKDQFYPGDIISCAVKGHEDFRSPSVYAPKLPSVSVSPSAEIVEGSSVTLTCSSDANPAAKYTWYKTNVNLKPLSKEPQLVFSSIQSSDSGEYYCAAENQLGRKTTKYIINVKYAPKLPSVSVSPSAEIVENSTVTLTCSSDANPAANYTWYKENEDSPKASGQNFTITDFRAEHSGNYYCEAQNERGYYKSTLHLIVLADKTTMIINIIRLNLVVVMLIPLLLFCLWMRKKSSTAEPNEQIETIELESCPDCTNASALNQNCV, encoded by the exons atggAAAGGGTGGAGACATCTTCTTATAAAGATCAGTTTTATCCTGGAGACATCATCTCCTGTGCTGTAAAAGGACATGAGGATTTCcgctctccttcagtgt atgctccaaagcttccctctgtgtcagtgagtccctctgctgagatagtggagggcagttcagtgactctgacctgcagcagtgatgctaacccagcagctaaatacacctgGTACAAGACAAATGTAAACCTCAAACCTCTCAGTAAAGAACCACAGCTTGTCTTCAGCTCCATCcagtcctctgactctggaGAGTATTACTGTGCAGCTGAGAACCAGCTGGGGAGGAAGACAACTAAATACatcattaatgtgaaat atgctccaaagcttccctctgtgtcagtgagtccctctgctgagatagtggagaaCAgtacagtgactctgacctgcagcagtgatgctaacccagcagctaattatacctggtacaaggagaatgaagactcaccaaaagcatcaggacagaacttcaccatcactgacttcagagctgaacacagtgggAATTATTACTGTGAAGCCCAGAACGAAAGAGGATATTATAAGTCCACCTTACATCTGATTGTTTTAGCAG ataaaacaacaatgataATAAATATCATCAGGTTGAATCTGGTGGTTGTGATGCTGATCCCTCtgcttctgttttgtctgtggaTGAG GAAGAAGAGCTCCACTGCTGAACCAAATGAACAGATAGAGACTATAGAG CTGGAGTCTTGTCCTGATTGTACCAACGCCTCAGCCTTGAACCAAAACTGTGTATAA